CCGATCGTCCTGGTCTGGACGACCGTCGACCGGCCCGACCAGGCGATCCCGTACGCGGTGCTCGGCGTGCTGCTCCTCCCGGTGCTCTGGTACGGGCTCGGGGCGCTGGCCGCCGCCCAGGGCGCGGCGGCCCGGTGGCTGCTCGGCCGGCCCGGCGACCTGGCGCTGCGCGAGGTCAACCGGTCCCGGACCCGCCTGGTCACCGCGTACGAGGCCGAGCGACGGCGCATCGAACGCGACGTGCACGACGGCGTGCAGCCCCGGCTGACCAGCCTGACCCTCCAGCTCGGCCTGGCCCGGCTGGACGTGGCCGAGGACTCGCCCGCCGCACGTCCGCTCGCCGTCGCGCACGGCCAGGCCACCGAGTTGATGGCGGTGCTCCGGCAGGTGGTGCACGGGATCCGCCCGCAGAGCCTCACCGACCTCGGCCTGGCCGGCGCGGTCCGGGAGCTGGCCGGCGAGGCCGCCGTCCCGGTCACCGTCCACGTCGACCTCGACCCGCCCCCGCCCGACCTGGTGGAGACCACCGCCTACTACGTGGTGTCCGAGTGCCTGGGCAACGTCGCACGGCACGCCGGGGCGACCCGCGCCGAGGTCCGGCTCGCCCGGTCCGGCGACCGGCTCGTGGTGGAGGTGTCCGACGACGGCCGGGGCGGTGCCGACCCGGCCCGGGGCACCGGCCTGACCGGTCTGGCCGACCGGGTCGCCGCCGCCGACGGGCGACTGCTGCTGGCCAGCCCGCCCGGTGGGCCTACGCTGGTCCGGGTGGAGCTGCCGTGCCGCCGGTGACCCGCGTCGTGCTCGCCGAGGACCAGGTCCTCCTGCGGGAAGGTCTGGTCGGCCTGCTGGCGAGGTTCGGCTTCGAGGTGCTGGCCGCCGTCGGTTCCGCGCCGGAACTGCTGGCGGCGGTCCGCGCGCACCGGCCCGACCTGGTGGTGACCGACATCCGCATGCCGCCACTGCACCGCGAGGACGGCCTGCGGGCGGCCGTCACGCTGCGCGCCGAGCGGCCCGACCTGGCGGTGGTGGTGCTCAGCCAGTACGTGCAGACGGAGTACGCCTCCGCGCTGCTCGACAGCGGCGACGGCCGGCGCGTCGGCTACCTGCTCAAGGACCGCGTCGCGGAGATCGCCGACTTCGTGGACACCCTGCGCACGGTCACCGCCGGCGGCACCGTCATCGACCCCGAGGTCGTACGCCGGCTGTTGCACCGCCCTCGGGACCCGCTCGCCGCGCTCTCCCCCCGCGAGCGGGAGGTGCTGGTGCTGGTCGCCGAGGGCCGCTCCAACGCGGCGATCGCCGCCCGGCTGCACGTCACCGAGGCGGCGGTCGGCAAGCACGTCGGCAACATCCTCACCAAGCTCGGCCTGCTGCCCAGCGACGACAGCAACCGCCGGGTGCTGGCGGTGCTCACCTATCTGCGCGCCGGCTCCGACCGGACCCCGCTCAGCGGACGGTGACCTTGACGGTGTGCCAGCCGGTCGCGCCGTCCGGCGCGACCGGACGCCGCTGCTCGGGCTGGGTCACGCCGTCGGCATCGGTCGCCCGGACCTGGAGGGTGTGCTCGCCGGGAGTGGCGTCCCACCGCCAGGACCACTGCACCCAGGTGTCCACGGAGACCGTCCGGGCGAGCGTCGCCTCCCGCCACGGGCCACCGTCGACGCGTACCTCGACCCGGCGGACGCCCACGTGCTGGGCCCAGGCCACCCCGGCGACCGTCACCGGGCCGGCGGCCAGCCGGTTGCGGGGGCGGGGCGCGTCGATCCGGGACTGGGTCTTGATCGGCCCCTGGGCGGACCACCCGCGCGGCACCCAGTACGCGTCGAAGTCGGCGAAGCTGGTCAGCTCCAGCTCGGTCACCCACTTGCAGGCCGAGACGTACCCGTACAGCCCGGGCACCACCATCCGGACCGGGAAGCCGTGCTCGACCGGCAGCGGCTCGCCGTTCATGCCGACGGCGAGCAGCGCGTCCCGCCCGTCGCGCAGCACCGCCGTCGGGGTGCCGCAGGTCCAGCCGTCGACCGAGCGGCCCACCACCTGGTCCGCGCCCTCCTCCGGCTCCGCCTCGTCCAGCAGCTCCTTGATCGGCACGCCCAGCCAGCGGGCGTTGCCGATCAGGTCGCCGCCGACCTCGTTGGAGACGCAGGCCAGCGTCACGTACCGCTCGACCATCGGCCGGGCGAGCAGGTCGGCGAAGCTCAACTCGATCGGTCTGCGTACCCGCCCGTGAATGCGCAGCCGCCAGGTCGTCGGGTCCACCTGCGGGACCACCAGCGCGGTGTCGATCCGGTAGAAGTCGGCGTTCGGCGTCACGTAGGGGGCGAGCTGGGCGAGCCGCAGGTCCGCGCCGGCCGGGACGGGCGGGGCCGTCGCCGAGGCGGTGGGCAGCACGACGGCCTGTCGGGCACTGGAGACGCCCCGCCGGCCGGCCAGCCAGTGCCCGCCGAGCCCGGCCACGGCCGCCGCACCCAGCAGCGCGCCCGCCCCGGTCAGGAACCGCCGCCGCCCCTCCGGGTCCGGCTGTTCACCACCGGCCGGCACCGGCTCTGCGCCGCCGGGCGACGGCTCGGGGCGGCCCGGGGGCACCGGGCTCGGGGGTGACCAGGACCAGATGTGTGGTTGCAGCGGGCCGGCCAGGAGCAGCCAGAGGGTCAGCCCGCCCAGCGCCGCGCCGACCAGCGACGGCAGCGCGTCGAAGACGTTGGCGCCGGCCCGGGTGACGGCCGCGGCCACCCCGAGGGCGGCGAACGCGGCGATGCCCGCCAGGCCGATCCACAGCCGGCGGGCCGCCAGCACGCCGAGCAGCGCGGCGACCGCCGCCAGCAGCAGCGCCGTCCCGACCAGCAGGGCGATCTTGTCGTACGTGCCGAAGACCGAGATGGCGAACTGTTTGACCGGCTCGGGGACGAGGTCGACGACCAGGCCACCGACGGCGATCAGCGGCGCCGAGCGGGGTCCGGTGAGGACCGCCACCGGCTCGGCCGCACCGATGGCCACGGCGGCGGCGGTGATCCCGGCCAGCGCGGCATGACCGCGGGAGATGCTGCTCACCCCACCAGTCTTGTCGATCACCAGGACCGACGCCACCAATGTCAGCGTTCCGTAATCGGTTGCAGATCCGCCGGCCAGGTTTCAACTGCCGTCAGCGCCATTGGTCGCGCTCCGCACACGCGTCAGGAACCGTCCTGCCAAGAAGACAGGAAAGGGTGTCGAATCCACCGGCCTGATCCCGTATCTCCAGGTAGTGGGCCACCAACAGTACGCGTTGACACATGTGCATCCTTCGCTTAGGGTTCGAAGCACAAGGACACGTACGAACGGGGGAGGTTTCCTTGCAATTCATGAAGGCTGTCGCGGTGACTGGACTGGGAACCGTGTTGGGCGCCACGATGATTGCCACGCCGGCATTGGCGGCATCGTCGACCTGCCAGATCAAAAGCTCAACGAGCCCTTCCTGCGCAACGTCGTCGATTTCGCCGACCAGCTCGGGAACGGTCAACTGGAATGTAAGAAGCAATGTCAGGTGTTACTACGTGGTTAGGGACCGCACCACGGACACCGCGGTCAAGAGCGGATCGACCACGAGTAGCGCATATGGCACTGTCACCGGCCTTTCCACCACTCACCTTTACCGGCTCGAATTGAGTAGCGGTTCTCAGCCGGCAGTCGGGTGCTACGGCACCATCGCCAGCTAGCCATATCAACTGCTGTCACGTCGACAGTCACACACAATAATGCCCCGACAGCACACGCTGTCGGGGCATTATTGTGACTCGCCTACCGCTGCCGTCGGAACGAGCACCTCGTCAGGCGGCCCGTCGCGCCGCAGCCGACCGGAAAGACGTCAGGGCACACCGCCGAGCCGGCGGTGTGCCCTGATGGTGCCGTACGGCGTCGGGTCAGAAACCCGGGCCGTGCTGGTGCCCGTGACCGTGGCCGTGACCACCGGCGGCGGCCGGCTCGGCCTTCTCCGGCTTGTCCACCACGAGGCTCTCGGTGGTCAGCAGCAGACCGGCGATCGAGGCCGCGTTGGTGACCGCGTTGCGGGTCACCTTCACCGGGTCGATGATGCCGGACTTCACCAGGTCGACGTAGTCGCCCTTGGCGGCGTCGAGGCCGTTGCCCCACTCCTGGGCGGCGACCTTCTGCACCACGACGTAGCCGTCGTGGCCGGCGTTCTGGGCGATCCACCGCAGCGGCTCGACCAGCGCCTTGCGCACGATGGAGACGCCGGTCTTCTCGTCACCGGTGAAGCCCAGGTCGTCGTCGAGCGCCGGCAGGATCTGGACCAGCGCGGCGCCGCCGCCGGGAACCGTACCCTCCTCGACCGCGGCCTTGGTCGCGGCGATGGCGTCCTCGATGCGGTGCTTGCGCTCCTTCATCTCGACCTCGGTCGCCGCGCCCACCTTGATGACCGCGATGCCGCCGGAGAGCTTCGCCAGCCGCTCGGCCAGCTTCTCCCGGTCCCAGTCGGAGTCCGACGCCTCGATCTCCTTGCGGATCTGCGCGACCCGGTCGGTGACCTCGGAGGCCTGGCCGCCACCGTCGACGATGGTGGTGGTCTCCTTGTCGACCACGACGCGCCGGGCGGTGCCCAGCACCTCCAGGCCGACCTGGTCGAGCTTGTAGCCCAGCTCGGGGGCGACCAGCTCGGCGCCGGTGAGGATCGCCATGTCCTGCAGCATCGCCTTGCGGCGGTCACCGAAGCCGGGGGCCTTGACCGCGCAGACCTTGAGGGTCTTGCGGATCGAGTTGACCACCAGGGTCGACAGCGCCTGGCCGTCGACGTCCTCGGCGACGATCAGCAGCGGCTTGCTGTTCTGGAGGACCTTCTCCAGCAGCGGCAGCAGCTCCTCGATCGCCGAGATCTTCTGCGTGGTGATGAGGATGTACGGGTCCTCCAGCACCGACTCCTGCGACTCCAGGTCGGTGACGAAGTTCGGGGAGATGAAGCCCTTGTCGAACTGCATCCCCTCGGTCACGTCGAGCTCGGTGGTGAGCGCGGAGCCCTCCTCGACGGTGATGACACCGTCCCGGCCGACCTTCTCCATCGCCTCGGCGATCAGCGCGCCGATGGTGGCGTCCTGCGCGGAGATCGTCGCCACGTGCGCGATCGACTCCTTGTCGGCCACCTCGACGGCCCGACCGAGCAGCGCCTCGGAGACCTTGGCGGCGGCCGCGTCGATGCCGCGCTTGAGCCCGGAGGGGCTGGCCCCCGCGGTCACGTTGCGCAGGCCCTCGCGGACCATCGCCTGGGCCAGCACGGTCGCGGTGGTGGTCCCGTCGCCGGCGACGTCGTTGGTCTTCGTCGCCACCTCCTTGACCAGCTGCGCGCCGAGGTTCTCGTACGGGTTGGTGAGCTCGATCTCCTTGGCGATGGTGACCCCATCGTTGGTGATCGTCGGCGCACCGAATTTCTTGTCCAGGACGACGTTGCGCCCGCGCGGGCCGAGGGTGACCTTGACCGCGTCCGCGAGGGCGTTGACACCGTGCTCGAGCAGGTGCCGGGCGTCGTCCGAGAAGCTCAGGATCTTCGCCATGAATGTCCCTTCGAAGCGACGCTGCCCCGGCCCGGCGAGCCGGACCGGGGCAACGACACTGATCGGTTGCTTACTTCTCGA
The Micromonospora sp. R77 DNA segment above includes these coding regions:
- a CDS encoding molybdopterin-dependent oxidoreductase; this encodes MSSISRGHAALAGITAAAVAIGAAEPVAVLTGPRSAPLIAVGGLVVDLVPEPVKQFAISVFGTYDKIALLVGTALLLAAVAALLGVLAARRLWIGLAGIAAFAALGVAAAVTRAGANVFDALPSLVGAALGGLTLWLLLAGPLQPHIWSWSPPSPVPPGRPEPSPGGAEPVPAGGEQPDPEGRRRFLTGAGALLGAAAVAGLGGHWLAGRRGVSSARQAVVLPTASATAPPVPAGADLRLAQLAPYVTPNADFYRIDTALVVPQVDPTTWRLRIHGRVRRPIELSFADLLARPMVERYVTLACVSNEVGGDLIGNARWLGVPIKELLDEAEPEEGADQVVGRSVDGWTCGTPTAVLRDGRDALLAVGMNGEPLPVEHGFPVRMVVPGLYGYVSACKWVTELELTSFADFDAYWVPRGWSAQGPIKTQSRIDAPRPRNRLAAGPVTVAGVAWAQHVGVRRVEVRVDGGPWREATLARTVSVDTWVQWSWRWDATPGEHTLQVRATDADGVTQPEQRRPVAPDGATGWHTVKVTVR
- a CDS encoding sensor histidine kinase, giving the protein MTPTRPAHLADALRRPGYLISAWPWRALAYLITTVPLAGVLATGPLVVAAPLLAAVNGVRQRTNPVSPALVAFLLAGALLVLALAPLVGAPVAALERWRLGLVDDRPLPGQPWRGLAARYTTAAAWWEAGYAFLLGAVVPVAYWTAALLVALDLMLVASPWLADDTDPIVLVWTTVDRPDQAIPYAVLGVLLLPVLWYGLGALAAAQGAAARWLLGRPGDLALREVNRSRTRLVTAYEAERRRIERDVHDGVQPRLTSLTLQLGLARLDVAEDSPAARPLAVAHGQATELMAVLRQVVHGIRPQSLTDLGLAGAVRELAGEAAVPVTVHVDLDPPPPDLVETTAYYVVSECLGNVARHAGATRAEVRLARSGDRLVVEVSDDGRGGADPARGTGLTGLADRVAAADGRLLLASPPGGPTLVRVELPCRR
- the groL gene encoding chaperonin GroEL (60 kDa chaperone family; promotes refolding of misfolded polypeptides especially under stressful conditions; forms two stacked rings of heptamers to form a barrel-shaped 14mer; ends can be capped by GroES; misfolded proteins enter the barrel where they are refolded when GroES binds), which gives rise to MAKILSFSDDARHLLEHGVNALADAVKVTLGPRGRNVVLDKKFGAPTITNDGVTIAKEIELTNPYENLGAQLVKEVATKTNDVAGDGTTTATVLAQAMVREGLRNVTAGASPSGLKRGIDAAAAKVSEALLGRAVEVADKESIAHVATISAQDATIGALIAEAMEKVGRDGVITVEEGSALTTELDVTEGMQFDKGFISPNFVTDLESQESVLEDPYILITTQKISAIEELLPLLEKVLQNSKPLLIVAEDVDGQALSTLVVNSIRKTLKVCAVKAPGFGDRRKAMLQDMAILTGAELVAPELGYKLDQVGLEVLGTARRVVVDKETTTIVDGGGQASEVTDRVAQIRKEIEASDSDWDREKLAERLAKLSGGIAVIKVGAATEVEMKERKHRIEDAIAATKAAVEEGTVPGGGAALVQILPALDDDLGFTGDEKTGVSIVRKALVEPLRWIAQNAGHDGYVVVQKVAAQEWGNGLDAAKGDYVDLVKSGIIDPVKVTRNAVTNAASIAGLLLTTESLVVDKPEKAEPAAAGGHGHGHGHQHGPGF
- a CDS encoding response regulator transcription factor, which encodes MPPVTRVVLAEDQVLLREGLVGLLARFGFEVLAAVGSAPELLAAVRAHRPDLVVTDIRMPPLHREDGLRAAVTLRAERPDLAVVVLSQYVQTEYASALLDSGDGRRVGYLLKDRVAEIADFVDTLRTVTAGGTVIDPEVVRRLLHRPRDPLAALSPREREVLVLVAEGRSNAAIAARLHVTEAAVGKHVGNILTKLGLLPSDDSNRRVLAVLTYLRAGSDRTPLSGR